A genome region from Camelina sativa cultivar DH55 chromosome 10, Cs, whole genome shotgun sequence includes the following:
- the LOC104719755 gene encoding uridine kinase-like protein 1, chloroplastic: MPEDSSSIDYAMEKASGPHFSGLDSSSPPNSSVISSLSHLRSVVSSSSSSSSSSPASEAPKQPFIIGVTGGTASGKTTVCDMIIQQLHDQRVVLVNQDSFYRGLTSEELQRAQEYNFDHPDAFDNEQLLHCAETLKSGLPYQVPIYDFKIHQRRSDTFRQVNASDVIILEGILIFHDSRVRNLMNMKIFVDTDADVRLARRIRRDTAERGRDVISVLEQYAKFVKPAFDDFVLPTKKYADVIIPRGGDNHVAVDLITQHIHTKLGQHDLCKIYPNVYVIQSTFQIRGMHTLIREKDISKHDFVFYSDRLIRLVVEHGLGHLPFTEKQVVTPTGAVYTGVDFCKKLCGVSIIRSGESMENALRACCKGIKIGKILIHRDGDNGKQLIYEKLPHDISERHVLLLDPVLATGNSANQAIELLIQKGVPESHIIFLNLISAPEGIHCVCKRFPALKIVTSEIDQGLNQEFRVIPGLGEFGDRYFGTDEEDQ; this comes from the exons ATGCCGGAGGATTCTTCTTCGATAGACTACGCGATGGAGAAGGCATCAGGGCCTCACTTCTCCGGTCTtgactcttcttctccacccaATTCCTCCGTCATCTCTTCACTTTCTCATCTCCGATCagttgtctcttcttcttcttcttcttcttcttcttctcctgcttcCGAAGCTCCCAAACAACCCTTCATTATCG GGGTTACTGGTGGTACGGCTTCTGGCAAAACTACGGTCTGCGATATGATAATTCAGCAGCTTCATGACCAACGTGTTGTTCTAGTTAATCAG GATTCCTTTTACCGTGGTTTGACATCGGAGGAGTTGCAGCGTGCGCAAGAGTACAACTTTGATCATCCCG aTGCCTTTGACAATGAGCAGCTTTTGCATTGTGCTGAGACTCTCAAGAGCGGGCTACCCTATCAAGTTCCAATCTACGACTTTAAGATCCATCAACGTAGATCTGATACTTTTCGTCAG GTCAATGCTTCTGATGTTATAATTTTGGAAGGGATTCTAATCTTCCATGACTCACGAGTGCGGAATCTGATGAATATGAAGATCTTTGTTGACACAG ATGCTGATGTAAGGCTTGCTCGCAGAATCAGGCGTGACACAGCTGAGAGGGGTAGGGATGTCATTTCTGTGCTTGAACAG TATGCAAAGTTTGTGAAGCCGGCATTTGATGACTTTGTGCTCCCGACGAAGAAATATGCTGATGTAATCATACCTCGAGGAGGTGATAATCACGTTGCAGTCGATTTGATTACGCAACATATCCACACAAAACTTGGGCAGCATGATCTCTGCAAAATCTACCCAAATGTTTATGTCATCCAGTCAACATTTCAg ATAAGAGGCATGCATACACTTATTCGGGAGAAGGACATATCAAAGCATGATTTTGTATTCTATTCAGATCGACTCATTCGTCTG GTCGTGGAGCATGGTCTTGGTCATTTGCCATTCACTGAGAAACAAGTAGTTACTCCAACAG GAGCTGTATATACCGGTGTTGATTTCTGCAAGAAGCTTTGTGGGGTCTCAATTATTCGAAG TGGTGAAAGCATGGAAAATGCATTACGCGCTTGCTGCAAAGGAATTAAAATAGGGAAAATTCTCATCCACCGTGATGGCGACAATGGAAAACAG CTTATTTATGAGAAGCTTCCTCACGACATTTCTGAACGCCATGTCCTGCTTCTAGACCCTGTCTTAGCCACAG GTAACTCTGCAAATCAAGCCATTGAATTACTTATACAGAAAGGAGTACCTGAATCTCACATTATATTCCTCAACCTTATCTCG GCGCCGGAGGGAATCCACTGTGTCTGCAAACGTTTTCCAGCATTGAAGATAGTTACCTCCGAAATAGACCAGGGTCTGAACCAAGAGTTCCGAGTTATACCGGGCTTAGGCGAGTTTGGAGATCGTTACTTCGGCACAGACGAGGAAGACCAGTAG
- the LOC104719756 gene encoding zinc finger CCCH domain-containing protein 59 isoform X1, with the protein MYGSSWINSVVQSSKVGIFSMFSMNYVAPRRYSQGRNFGVKRQQDFAADVVSRRPYAPYDNTMRKSQNKVSRNLVWTSKEYKSPEVNRPRKYEANGSTKPPVLGKGCSVVPNQPRKNAAYGPRSLPISDTRGPVSRANSSPKNIVCKYWKAGSCKRGEQCQFLHSWSCFPGLAMVAALEGHKKDIKGITLPQGSDKLFSVSSDGTLRIWDCHTGQCVHTINLQAEAGSLISEGPWVFLGLQNAVKAFNVQTSKDLHLDGVVGQVHAMTVANGMLFAGTSSGSISVWKATDSESDPFKYLTSLEGHHSGEVTCFVVGGQLLYSGSVDKTIKVWDLNTLQCIMTLKQHTDTVTSLLCWDKCLISSSLDGTIKVWACSENDVLKVTHTRRQEQSVVHALCGMHDAEAKPIIFCSYENGTVGIDDLPSFEERGKMFSTHTISTLTVGPGGLLFSGDKGGNLRVWSLAAGPKV; encoded by the exons ATGTATGGATCATCATGGATCAACTCTGTGGTTCAGTCTTCTAAAGTTGGTATTTTCTCAATGTTTAGTATGAATTACGTGGCGCCTAGGAGATACTCACAGGGAAGGAATTTTGGAGTCAAGAGACAGCAGGATTTCGCAGCAGATGTAGTTTCCAGAAGACCTTACGCTCCATATGACAATACAATGAGGAAAAGTCAAAATAAGGTGTCAAGGAATCTGGTTTGGACCTCAAAAGAGTACAAATCTCCAGAGGTCAACAGGCCAAGGAAGTATGAAGCCAATGGTTCAACAAAACCACCGGTTTTAGGCAAAGGATGTTCTGTTGTGCCAAATCAGCCGAGAAAGAATGCTGCGTATGGGCCAAGAAGCTTACCTATTTCAGACACCAGAGGTCCGGTGTCGAGAGCTAACAGCAGTCCCAAAAATATTGTATGCAAGTATTGGAAAGCTGGAAGCTGCAAGAGGGGTGAGCAGTGCCAGTTCTTACACTCTTGGTCTTGTTTCCCTGGATTAGCCATGGTAGCTGCTCTTGAAGGACACAAGAAGGATATAAAGGGGATCACCCTCCCTCAGGGTTCAGATAAACTCTTTTCAGTCAGTAGCGATGGTACATTGCGAATTTGGGACTGCCATACTGGTCAGTGTGTACATACCATCAACCTCCAGGCGGAAGCAGGATCTCTAATCAGTGAAGGCCCATGGGTCTTCCTTGGCTTGCAAAACGCTGTAAAG GCTTTTAATGTTCAAACCAGTAAAGATTTGCATCTTGACGGGGTGGTTGGTCAGGTGCATGCAATGACTGTTGCAAATGGAATGCTCTTTGCTGGAACAAGT TCTGGCAGTATATCAGTCTGGAAAGCTACGGACTCTGAGTCTGATCCTTTCAAATACCTCACATCTCTCGAGGGACATCACAGTGGTGAAGtcacttgttttgttgttggtggTCAGCTACTATACTCTGGTTCTGTCGATAAAACAATAAAG GTGTGGGATCTCAACACCCTGCAATGTATAATGACCCTGAAACAACATACCGACACTGTCACGTCACTCTTATGTTGGGACAAGTGTCTGATATCGTCTTCCTTGGATGGGACCATTAAAGTTTGGGCTTGTTCTGAAAATGATGTTTTGAAAGTTACTCATACGCGCAGACAAGAACAG AGTGTTGTTCATGCTCTTTGTGGGATGCACGATGCAGAGGCCAAACCGATCATATTCTGCTCATACGAAAATGGAACAGTTGGCATCGACGACCTACCATCTTttgaagaaagaggaaagatGTTCTCTACCCACACGATCAGCACACTCACAGTTGGTCCTGGAGGATTGCTATTCAGTGGAGACAAGGGTGGGAATTTGCGTGTATGGAGCTTAGCTGCCGGCCCAAAAGTTTAG
- the LOC104720668 gene encoding probable F-box protein At4g22165, whose translation MKQLRSSSSSWSELPSDLLNSVFERLSFADSRRVESVCRSWYSAARRCLAIKQIPWLFLLPDEDDKIDNHWCMLFNPEEEGKLYRMRAEVFIFAKSYCLATCGNWFLMIDHWSDLYILNLFTNEWIYLPPVESLRGTAKLERNSEGWFCISNRNDHDPFPMKFKGIKDIMHSPVFWIDEQTKEYVVVWGLGHWCSVVYSKKGDAFWNQLQIPLGSSCSSQMVYKDHKLYYFRFRNDYFGNSSGYIKIFDFSREIPQETFYCGVTFGTSLLDYQPRDYSWRIRATKIVVRVTGDVLKVEKLVKNEQRVQLWSFRVYKAGFLNKYDEQVDSLGDEEMLFDLGITVLANDDIVGFKRNSIYYNATCYENNTTQICVFNLETQEMEEPLHEFVCSSEQQLARARWFLPSFKQP comes from the coding sequence ATGAAGCAGTTACGCAGTTCATCCAGCTCCTGGTCGGAGCTTCCTTCAGATCTGTTGAATTCAGTGTTCGAACGCCTTAGCTTTGCTGATTCACGACGAGTTGAATCCGTATGTCGGTCTTGGTACTCCGCTGCGAGACGATGCTTGGCCATAAAGCAGATCCCTTGGCTGTTTCTCTTGCCAGACGAAGACGACAAGATCGACAACCATTGGTGCATGCTGTTCAATCCCGAGGAAGAAGGCAAGCTTTACAGAATGCGAGCTGAGGTGTTCATATTCGCAAAGAGCTATTGTTTAGCAACATGTGGAAACTGGTTCCTTATGATAGACCATTGGTCTGATCTCTACATTTTGAATCTCTTTACCAACGAGTGGATCTATTTACCTCCGGTGGAGTCACTACGTGGAACGGCAAAGCTGGAGCGAAACTCGGAAGgttggttttgtatttcaaaCCGAAACGATCATGATCCCTTCCCAATGAAGTTCAAAGGTATTAAAGATATTATGCATTCCCCTGTGTTTTGGATTGACGAGCAAACTAAAGAGTATGTAGTTGTATGGGGACTTGGCCATTGGTGCAGTGTGGTTTATTCCAAGAAAGGAGATGCGTTCTGGAATCAGCTTCAAATTCCCCTAGGTTCTAGTTGTTCTTCTCAGATGGTTTACAAAGATCACAAGCTTTACTACTTCCGATTCCGAAATGACTATTTTGGTAATAGTAGTGGTTATATCAAAATATTCGATTTCTCCAGAGAGATTCCGCAAGAAACATTTTACTGTGGTGTTACTTTCGGCACCTCTTTACTTGATTATCAACCAAGGGATTATTCATGGCGGATTAGGGCCACAAAAATTGTAGTCAGAGTAACCGGAGATGTCCTCAAGGTTGAAAAATTGGTCAAGAATGAACAACGGGTACAGCTCTGGTCCTTCCGCGTCTACAAGGCAGGTTTCTTGAACAAGTATGATGAACAAGTTGATTCATTGGGCGACGAGGAAATGCTTTTTGATCTAGGCATCACTGTGCTCGCTAATGATGACATTGTGGGTTTTAAGAGAAACTCCATCTACTACAATGCTACTTGTTATGAAAATAACACTACTCaaatttgtgtctttaatcTCGAGACACAGGAGATGGAGGAGCCACTCCACGAGTTTGTTTGTTCGTCAGAGCAACAACTCGCCAGAGCTCGATGGTTCCTACCAAGTTTCAAGCAGCCataa
- the LOC104720666 gene encoding uncharacterized protein At4g15970-like, producing MTITRILKSPYLVICCLLLIILWLLSHHLSCAPYMGTIRGPEFSHLQPEFPGLSSLLKKVANEDRVVIITMVDQEWAKPESILDLFLESFRIGERTKHLLNHLIVVALDDQALRYCLRAHPHCYLYRDSTKKSESLNSDGLVTGWSKKFLVNEILKIGYNIMFTVSSLK from the exons atgacGATTACAAGGATACTGAAGTCACCGTACCTTGTCATATGTTGccttctcttgatcattctcTGGTTGTTGTCTCATCATCTCTCTTGTGCTCCATACATGGGTACTATCAGAGGACCAGAATTCTCACATCTTCAACCT GAATTTCCAGGCCTATCGAGTCTACTAAAAAAAGTAGCTAACGAAGACAGGGTAGTGATTATTACCATGGTGGATCAAGAATGGGCAAAACCTGAATCCATTCTTGATCTGTTCCTTGAGAGTTTTCGGATTggagaaagaaccaaacactTGCTGAACCATTTGATCGTTGTGGCTTTAGATGATCAAGCTCTTAGATATTGTCTTCGTGCCCACCCACATTGTTATCTTTATAGAGACTCGACAAAAAAGTCAGAATCTTTAAATTCGGATGGTCTTGTTACCGGTTGGAGCAAGAAGTTTTTGGTTAACGAGATTCTAAAAATCGGCTACAACATAATGTTCACGGTGAGTTCTCTTAAGTGA
- the LOC104719757 gene encoding chloride channel protein CLC-a-like gives MDEDGNLQISNSNYNGEEEEVDPENNTLNQPLLKRHRTLSSTPLALVGAKVSHIESLDYEINENDLFKHDWRSRSKAQVFQYIFLKWTLACLVGLFTGLIATLINLAVENIAGYKLLAVGYYIAQDRFWTGLMVFTGANLGLTLVATVLVVVFAPTAAGPGIPEIKAYLNGIDTPNMFGFTTMMVKIVGSIGAVAAGLDLGKEGPLVHIGSCIASLLGQGGPDNHRIKWRWLRYFNNDRDRRDLITCGSASGVCAAFRSPVGGVLFALEEVATWWRSALLWRTFFSTAVVVVVLRAFIEICNSGKCGLFGSGGLIMFDVSHVEVRYHAADIIPVTLIGVFGGILGSLYNHLLHKVLRLYNLINQKGKIHKVLLSLAVSLFTSVCLYGLPFLAECKPCDPSIDETCPTNGRSGNFKQFNCPNGYYNDLSTLFLTTNDDAVRNIFSSNTPNEFGMVSLWIFFGLYCILGLITFGIATPSGLFLPIILMGSAYGRMLGTAMGSYTKIDQGLYAVLGAASLMAGSMRMTVSLCVIFLELTNNLLLLPITMFVLLIAKTVGDSFNLSIYEIILHLKGLPFLEANPEPWMRNLTVGELNDAKPPVVTLNGVEKVANIVDVLRNTTHNAFPVLDGADQATGAELHGLILRAHLVKVLKKRWFLNEKRRTEEWEVREKFTAVELAEREDNFDDVAITSSEMQFYVDLHPLTNTTPYTVVQSMSVAKALVLFRSVGLRHLLIVPKIQASGMSPVIGILTRQDLRAYNILQAFPHLDKHKSGKLQ, from the exons ATGGATGAAGATGGAAACTTGCAGATTAGTAATAGTAAttacaatggagaagaagaagaagtagatccAGAGAACAACACTTTGAACCAACCTCTCCTTAAGAGACATAGAACACTTTCTTCAACTCCTCTTGCTTTGGTCGGTGCCAAGGTTTCACACATCGAGAGTTTAGATTACGA AATAAACGAGAATGATCTGTTCAAGCATGACTGGAGAAGCAGATCAAAGGCTCAAGTGTTTCAATACATATTTCTAAAATGGACATTAGCTTGTCTTGTCGGTCTCTTCACTGGTCTCATCGCTACTCTCATCAACCTCGCCGTCGAAAACATCGCTGGTTACAAACTTCTCGCCGTAGGCTACTATATCGCTCAAGATAG GTTTTGGACAGGTCTGATGGTCTTTACGGGGGCGAATTTGGGTCTGACTTTGGTGGCAACAgtacttgttgttgtctttgctCCTACGGCAGCTGGTCCCGGGATTCCTGAGATCAAAGCTTATCTTAATGGCATTGACACTCCCAATATGTTTGGTTTTACCACCATGATGGTTAAG ATTGTTGGAAGTATCGGAGCAGTTGCAGCTGGACTAGATCTTGGTAAAGAAGGGCCATTGGTTCATATTGGAAGCTGCATAGCTTCTTTGCTTGGTCAAGGTGGTCCAGATAACCACAGAATCAAATGGAGATGGCTACGTTACTTCAACAACGATAGAGATCGAAGAGACCTTATCACCTGTGGATCTGCCTCCGGAGTGTGTGCAGCTTTCAGGTCACCAGTAGGAGGAGTGTTATTCGCACTTGAGGAAGTCGCTACATGGTGGAGAAGCGCTCTCTTGTGGAGAACATTCTTCAGTACAGCCGTTGTGGTGGTTGTACTGAGAGCGTTCATTGAGATTTGCAATTCCGGGAAATGCGGGCTTTTCGGATCAGGAGGACTCATTATGTTTGATGTGAGTCATGTAGAGGTTAGGTACCACGCAGCTGATATAATCCCGGTCACATTGATTGGAGTCTTTGGTGGCATTCTTGGAAGCTTGtacaatcatcttcttcataaaGTCCTCCGGCTTTACAATCTCATCAATCA GAAGGGTAAGATTCACAAGGTGCTTCTAAGTCTTGCGGTATCTCTATTCACATCGGTTTGCTTGTACGGTCTTCCTTTCTTAGCGGAGTGTAAGCCTTGTGATCCCTCGATAGATGAGACATGTCCAACAAACGGAAGGTCAGGAAACTTCAAGCAATTCAATTGTCCAAATGGTTATTACAACGATCTGTCTACTCTGTTTCTCACCACCAATGATGATGCGGTCAGAAACATTTTCTCTTCAAACACTCCTAATGAGTTTGGTATGGTTTCTCTCTGGATCTTCTTTGGCCTCTACTGCATTTTGGGGCTTATCACATTCGGTATAGCGACACCGTCGGGTCTCTTCCTACCGATTATTCTCATGGGTTCTGCATACGGTCGGATGCTAGGCACAGCAATGGGATCTTACACGAAGATAGATCAAGGTCTTTACGCGGTTCTTGGTGCAGCTTCACTCATGGCTGGTTCAATGAGAATGACTGTTTCACTCTGTGTTATATTTCTGGAACTCACCAACAACCTTCTTTTGTTGCCCATTACAATGTTTGTGCTTTTGATAGCTAAAACAGTTGGAGACAGCTTCAACCTGAGTATCTACGAGATCATTCTCCATCTAAAGGGCTTACCTTTCTTGGAAGCAAATCCAGAGCCCTGGATGAGGAACCTCACTGTAGGTGAGCTTAATGACGCTAAGCCTCCGGTTGTAACACTTAACGGAGTTGAAAAGGTTGCGAATATAGTCGATGTGCTCAGGAACACAACGCATAACGCATTCCCGGTCTTGGATGGAGCAGATCAAGCCACTGGTGCAGAGCTCCATGGTCTGATCCTAAGAGCTCATCTTGttaaagttttgaaaaagaGATGGTTCTTGAATGAGAAAAGGAGAACAGAAGAGTGGGAAGTAAGGGAAAAGTTCACAGCAGTTGAGTTAGCTGAGAGAGAAGATAATTTCGACGATGTGGCAATCACAAGCTCAGAGATGCAATTTTATGTTGATCTTCATCCTTTGACCAACACTACACCTTACACAGTGGTGCAGAGTATGTCAGTGGCTAAGGCTTTGGTACTGTTCCGGTCAGTTGGTCTCAGACATTTGTTGATTGTTCCCAAGATTCAAGCCTCAGgg ATGTCACCTGTGATAGGGATCCTAACAAGGCAAGATCTAAGGGCGTATAACATTCTACAAGCATTCCCGCACTTGGATAAACACAAAAGTGGAAAACTTCAATGA
- the LOC104720667 gene encoding uncharacterized protein At4g15970-like gives MTITRILKSPYLVICCLLLIILWLLSHHLSCAPYMGTIRGPEFSHLQPEFPGLSSLLKKVANEDRVVIITMVDQEWAKPESILDLFLESFRIGERTKHLLNHLIVVALDDQALRYCLRAHPHCYLYRDSTKKSESLNSDGLVTGWSKKFLVNEILKIGYNIMFTEADVMWLRNPLMHCHQQNPISVACGRDQHQQNHLTVENTGGFFFAKSNDINIALLNALDVERVLYPATGNQSLCDIVKRNDVIQSLGMKVTLLDDANFGRFCQPNPQNQSEIATLHASCCNNTKSKVHYLKLFLQGQKNMNPQWIIPSQCTGF, from the exons atgacGATTACAAGGATACTGAAGTCACCGTACCTTGTCATATGTTGccttctcttgatcattctcTGGTTGTTGTCTCATCATCTCTCTTGTGCTCCATACATGGGTACTATCAGAGGACCAGAATTCTCACATCTTCAACCT GAATTTCCAGGCCTATCGAGTCTACTAAAAAAAGTAGCTAACGAAGACAGGGTAGTGATTATTACCATGGTGGATCAAGAATGGGCAAAACCTGAATCCATTCTTGATCTGTTCCTTGAGAGTTTTCGGATTggagaaagaaccaaacactTGCTGAACCATTTGATCGTTGTGGCTTTAGATGATCAAGCTCTTAGATATTGTCTTCGTGCCCACCCACATTGTTATCTTTATAGAGACTCGACAAAAAAGTCAGAATCTTTAAATTCGGATGGTCTTGTTACCGGTTGGAGCAAGAAGTTTTTGGTTAACGAGATTCTAAAAATCGGCTACAACATAATGTTCACG GAAGCAGATGTGATGTGGCTAAGAAATCCTCTAATGCATTGCCACCAACAAAATCCAATCTCAGTGGCTTGCGGGCGTGatcaacatcaacaaaatcatttaacAGTGGAAAACACAGGAGGTTTCTTCTTTGCCAAGTCCAATGATATAAACATAGCATTACTCAATGCCTTGGACGTAGAGAGGGTTTTGTATCCTGCAACTGGAAACCAATCCTTGTGTGACATTGTCAAGCGCAACGATGTAATCCAGTCCCTTGGTATGAAAGTAACCTTGTTGGATGATGCTAACTTTGGGAGGTTTTGTCAGCCAAACCCACAAAATCAAAGCGAGATAGCTACACTACATGCAAGTTGTTGTAATAATACAAAGAGTAAGGTGCATTATCTAAAGCTATTTCTCCAAGGCCAGAAAAATATGAACCCGCAATGGATCATTCCGAGCCAATGCACAggattttaa
- the LOC104719756 gene encoding zinc finger CCCH domain-containing protein 59 isoform X2 translates to MNYVAPRRYSQGRNFGVKRQQDFAADVVSRRPYAPYDNTMRKSQNKVSRNLVWTSKEYKSPEVNRPRKYEANGSTKPPVLGKGCSVVPNQPRKNAAYGPRSLPISDTRGPVSRANSSPKNIVCKYWKAGSCKRGEQCQFLHSWSCFPGLAMVAALEGHKKDIKGITLPQGSDKLFSVSSDGTLRIWDCHTGQCVHTINLQAEAGSLISEGPWVFLGLQNAVKAFNVQTSKDLHLDGVVGQVHAMTVANGMLFAGTSSGSISVWKATDSESDPFKYLTSLEGHHSGEVTCFVVGGQLLYSGSVDKTIKVWDLNTLQCIMTLKQHTDTVTSLLCWDKCLISSSLDGTIKVWACSENDVLKVTHTRRQEQSVVHALCGMHDAEAKPIIFCSYENGTVGIDDLPSFEERGKMFSTHTISTLTVGPGGLLFSGDKGGNLRVWSLAAGPKV, encoded by the exons ATGAATTACGTGGCGCCTAGGAGATACTCACAGGGAAGGAATTTTGGAGTCAAGAGACAGCAGGATTTCGCAGCAGATGTAGTTTCCAGAAGACCTTACGCTCCATATGACAATACAATGAGGAAAAGTCAAAATAAGGTGTCAAGGAATCTGGTTTGGACCTCAAAAGAGTACAAATCTCCAGAGGTCAACAGGCCAAGGAAGTATGAAGCCAATGGTTCAACAAAACCACCGGTTTTAGGCAAAGGATGTTCTGTTGTGCCAAATCAGCCGAGAAAGAATGCTGCGTATGGGCCAAGAAGCTTACCTATTTCAGACACCAGAGGTCCGGTGTCGAGAGCTAACAGCAGTCCCAAAAATATTGTATGCAAGTATTGGAAAGCTGGAAGCTGCAAGAGGGGTGAGCAGTGCCAGTTCTTACACTCTTGGTCTTGTTTCCCTGGATTAGCCATGGTAGCTGCTCTTGAAGGACACAAGAAGGATATAAAGGGGATCACCCTCCCTCAGGGTTCAGATAAACTCTTTTCAGTCAGTAGCGATGGTACATTGCGAATTTGGGACTGCCATACTGGTCAGTGTGTACATACCATCAACCTCCAGGCGGAAGCAGGATCTCTAATCAGTGAAGGCCCATGGGTCTTCCTTGGCTTGCAAAACGCTGTAAAG GCTTTTAATGTTCAAACCAGTAAAGATTTGCATCTTGACGGGGTGGTTGGTCAGGTGCATGCAATGACTGTTGCAAATGGAATGCTCTTTGCTGGAACAAGT TCTGGCAGTATATCAGTCTGGAAAGCTACGGACTCTGAGTCTGATCCTTTCAAATACCTCACATCTCTCGAGGGACATCACAGTGGTGAAGtcacttgttttgttgttggtggTCAGCTACTATACTCTGGTTCTGTCGATAAAACAATAAAG GTGTGGGATCTCAACACCCTGCAATGTATAATGACCCTGAAACAACATACCGACACTGTCACGTCACTCTTATGTTGGGACAAGTGTCTGATATCGTCTTCCTTGGATGGGACCATTAAAGTTTGGGCTTGTTCTGAAAATGATGTTTTGAAAGTTACTCATACGCGCAGACAAGAACAG AGTGTTGTTCATGCTCTTTGTGGGATGCACGATGCAGAGGCCAAACCGATCATATTCTGCTCATACGAAAATGGAACAGTTGGCATCGACGACCTACCATCTTttgaagaaagaggaaagatGTTCTCTACCCACACGATCAGCACACTCACAGTTGGTCCTGGAGGATTGCTATTCAGTGGAGACAAGGGTGGGAATTTGCGTGTATGGAGCTTAGCTGCCGGCCCAAAAGTTTAG
- the LOC104719754 gene encoding uncharacterized protein LOC104719754 yields the protein MAGKGEFSSGGYSNDGGYYWLSSSEISMGVVKMIPFLNHINGYNLILKMISTALMAILLHHLEILQNVVSLQRNFLGFITLYSEKRSLEYRFRILAPRRKKLGELFRDSIREGREEIFEESSKNQSEKGKKSSSDHSDELKIIENSVKEKKNLKSLNYHHRCLPRFSSFKGSLMEKKKKKKKKIHVK from the exons ATGGCCGGTAAAGGAGAATTTAGCTCCGGTGGCTACTCCAACGACGGTGGATACTACTGGCTTTCATCAAGTGAAATCTCGATg GGAGTAGTAAAGATGATACCTTTTTTGAATCACATCAATGGCTACAATCTGATTCTGAAGATGATTTCTACAGCGTTAATGGCG ATTTTACTCCATCACTtggaaatactccaaaatgtaGTTTCTCTGCAGAGAAACTTCCTCGGTTTCATAACCCTTTATTCGGAGAAGAGAAGCCTCGAGTATCGATTTCGCATTTTAGCACCACGGAGGAAGAAACTAGGTGAACTTTTTAGAGACAGTATAAGAGAAGGACGAGAGGAAATTTTCGAAGAGTCATCGAAAAACCaaagtgaaaaaggaaaaaaatcatcaaGTGATCACTCTGATGAGCTCAAAATCATTGAAAATTCtgtaaaagagaagaagaatctgaaatcTTTGAATTATCATCATCGTTGTCTTCCAAGATTCTCGTCTTTTAAAGGAAGtttaatggagaagaagaagaagaaaaagaagaaaattcatgTGAAATGA